The nucleotide sequence ATAAAAGGAAGAATGCCACTCTTTTAAGGTAGTAAATCAGGGTTTATGTCTTGTTAGGCTCTCACTTTTTGCCGGAATTTTCTTTTTAATTTCAAAAACCAGCTCTGCTTTTTAGAGGTCCCGTATTCTCTTAGGAAAGTTTCTACCTTAGGGAAAACATCGTCTTCCGCCTTCTCCGCAAGGATCAAACAGCCGTGACCATAATCGTCGCTGGCTCCTTCTTCCTTAGAGATTACGTGAAATTTTTTTATCTTTGTTCCTGCTCTTTCGTATACGGATCGTACAGTGTCAGGCGTTGCGATTGCATCATTTGCACCCGCAATAAAAAGACTCGGAACGGTGATCTCTTTCTGAAGATCTATATAATCGTAAAATCCGTTTAGAGAACTCATCTTCTTTGTCTCTATCCAAGACATGAATTGTTCTATCAATCCTTCGCTGATATTTTCGACCGCGTTTTTCATTACCTTTTTAACGGTCCTAGGACGGGTCGCTTTCGGATTATACAGTATCTGATCAATAGGTGTGTAAATTTCCCCGGCAAGCGGAGCGAGCATAGAAGCCCCGAACTTTAGATCCAAAACTTTTCTAGCTCGAGGAAATCTAGAAAGTAGACCGATCAAACTCAATCCTAAATGGTTTAAATTCCCCGGACCACCCAGAGAAACAAAACTTGCGATCCTTTCTTTTTCGGATTTGGATGCGATCCCGAGGTATGAATAGAAGATCATAGCACCCATAGAATGGCCTACCCAATTCACACGTTTATTTTCCGTCAAAGAAAGAACCTTAGAGATGATCGCGGGAACATCGTATTTTACTAAATCATCAAACGTGAAGTCCTCGTATCCTCCCCTACTCTCATGGAAGGAACTCCCCGCGCCTCTCAAAGAAACGGCGAATACCTCGTAACCTCTCAATTTTAGATAATAAGGAAGAGAATGTCTTTTGTCCAAATCGATCACATACTTGTTCGTAGCGATCCCATGTACAACGATCACCGGAGCAAGTTCGGAATTCGGGATGGGAGGAATATGTCTGTGTAATGCAATATTCCATCCATCTTTGGTTTTTGCAAAATGAAGTTCGTCTGCAATATCTTCCTGACCGTATAGACGAGAGAACCAGTCCAATAAAATAGGATATAAAACCAGGACGGCGATCAGAAATAAGGAAAATAGGATCGCAAGCGAAGAAGCGAAGACCGCAAAAAATATGATCGCGAAAAACGTAGTGATCAGATAAAACGGGCCTCTTCTGTTTTTTAGGATTGCGATCACAACAGAGAAAGGTTCACCGAGACAACACGAATGTCAAGTATTCCCAAACATGCTTGCCTGGATTTTTAACCGAATTAAGATGACGAAATAGTTTCTAACAATGGATAAAAAGTTAGATTACAGACTTTATCGTTCTCCCGCCGGCTGGTACAGCATGGTGATTCCAGGCCATTGGCAGAATATTGTGATCGAAGGTATTCCCGCTTTTTTCGAGGAAGATGGTGCAGGTGCCATGCAAGTTTACGCTTTCGAAAATAAAGAAGGTGGATTCGATCCGGAACAGGAACTAGAAAGATATCTTGCGACCCATAAAATAGAATACGTAAGAGAAATGGCTGCTTTCTTCGAAAACAATGAAGGCGCTAAGATCATCGCCTGTGAATTTTTAAAAGAAGACGGAAGACATTGGATGGTCTATCTAGTTTCCACTAAAAAAAGAATGATCCTAGTCACTTATAATGGGGACGAGGAGCCTACCGAAGAATTAGCGGAACAATTGACCACCGTGGTCAGCTCAATTCGTATCCAGGAATGATCTAATCTATCTTCAGAGTGGATTGTACCGCTCTATGCCAACGTTCCAACTTCGATTCTCTGAATTTTGGATCCATCTTAGGTTTGAAAATTTTATAACCTCTTTCGAGTTTACTTAATTCCTCTAAATTTTTCCAATAACCGGAACCAAGTCCGGCAAGATAAGCGGCACCCGTTGCGGTCATATCCGGCTCCGGTGCACGTTTTACTTCCACATTACAGAAATCAGCAAGACATTGTAGAAGAATATCCGACTGGGAGACTCCTCCATCCACCATGATGGAGCTTACGTGGACATTCGTGTCCTTTTTGATCCCTTCTAATATATCAAATAAAGATAATGCGATTCCTTCGAGTACCGCTCTTGCCACATGTCTTCTGTGAGTTGCTAAAGAAAGCCCGAATACGGAAGCCTTTGCATTCGGATTAAAATGAGGAAATCTCATCCCGGAGGCAGTCGGAACGAAGATCACTCCTTCCGTGTCGTTTGTTTGAGAAGCGAGTTCGTTCAACACTTTCGGAGTATCGGAAAGACCGATCCCTTTCCCAAGCCAGTCGATCAGAGTCCCCACAGTTCCGGTATAACCCTCTAACATATACGTAGGTTTTCCGCCCAGTCTCCATGCAACCAACGGAAATAAACCTCTTTTGGAAATTTTAGGTTTATCTCCCATATTCATGTCCACAAACGCACCCGAACCTTGGGAAATTTTTACTCCTCCCTTTTCAAAACATGCGTGTCCGAATAGAGCCGCCATCTGATCTCCTACCACCGCCCTGATCGGGATCCCTATACCGAATAGAGAAGGATCCGTAACTCCGAAATCAGCAGACGTATCTTTCACATTCGGAAAAATTTTCGTAGGGATATTGAAGATCCCGCAAAGTGGAGCATTCCACTGTAATTGGAAAGGATTGAACATACCGGTCACCGTAGCATTGGAAGGATCACTCACATGTTCTTTTCCCTTTGTAAGTTTGTATACGAACCAAGTATCTAATGTACCGAAAAGTATCTCTCCCTTCTTGGCTCTTTTTCTTAGTTCAGGATTTTTATCAAGTACCCATTTCAAACGGACCGAGGCATGATCGGTAGTAAACTTGAGCATATAAGTTGCGATCATCATTGGATTGCCCGTGATCGCCCCCAAGATCCTTGAAACGAATTGGATCACTTTCCAAATTTTATTGGAGTTCATCTCCTCTGAAGTTTTACCCGCTCGTACGTCCGCCCAACTGATTAGTTTTGTTAAAGGTTTTCCGCTTTCTTTATCCCAAAGGAGAAAAGAACCTCTTTGGTTGCAGATCCCGAGTGAATCCATATTTGCAGCTTGGAACTTTTTGTTCTTAAAAGTTTTTTTAAGAATGGAAACAAGTGCCTGCCAAAGTTTTTCAGGGTCATGTTCCAATGCGCCAGGTTCACTTATGATCGGAGGAGTTTTTTCATATTGGCGAGAAACAATTCTGCCCTTCTTATCGAATACGATAGCTCGGATCCCGCTTCCACCACTATCGATAGAAAGAATATATTTTTCTTTTAAGGCGGCCATGACTCTCTCCAATTTTTTTACTGAGGTAGAATCCATTAGGATTCGGCTGCGTCAATAAAAAAGCCGCCATGAAGGCGGCCTTAATAATATCGACTCGAATGGATCTTACTTACGCTTGGCTTACAAGCACACTCTTAAGATGATTCATCAAATTTGATTCTTTTTCATGCACGATATCTTTAGGCATCTTATGATAGATCCTTTCCCTGGACTTCTCGTCCAATTTACCTAGGATCATTCCCATAAAGCCCGGCTCGGAAACCAAAATAAAATTAGAGAAAGAGTCCTTCTTTCTTTCCAAGTTCATAAAATCGCAAAGTTTACCGGCAAAAGCCGCAGCCACTCTCTTTTTCGGTTCGCGAAAAAAACCAAAATCCGACCTGGAAGCCTGACCCGCGTCCGTAACTAGATCCGAATTTCTCAGTCTTCCTTCGGGATTTTCCATCATTTGCACCAGCTTCAAACCGTTAGTCGGTCCTTGGTATTCGAAAATTTTTGCCTCACTTCGGTTTGCAACCACCACCCATTTTTTCTTCATACTGTACCCTCCTATTTATGAAACTTTCCGCCACCGAAAGGTTCGGAATTCGGCGAAGGTAGTTTTAACCCAAAGAGAGAGAGCTATCAATTACTTTTCCCAAAACCTTCTACTTTCATGAAAAAGATCAGAAACAAATTTTGTTTAATAAATCCATAACGATCGTTTTGATAAAATACGGATACTTTCGAAAATAAAAAGATTAGAAAAATGAAATATACTTCCTGTGATAAAGTGGAATCTCTCTAAACCCAAAAAAACCGCGGAACATAGCCCGGTCCGCAGACAAATATCAATCGAAAACACACCCAGAATCTATTGTTTCGCGGGAATTCTTTGGTGGACTTTTCAGCATCGCTTCTGAGAATTGTTCTCATTCTTGGTTGACAGATCCCGATAGGTTTTGATTTTGAGTTTTAGACTCATTTCGAAACCTAAATACAGAAAACATGACTCCTACTAATGAGAATTGAGTCTCAACAGGAGAAACCATGAAACGGAACACAACCAAGACGCTATTGACGATGATTCTAGGAATATCCTTCTTAATGAATTGCGACCAAGGTTCGAAAGAGTCGAATGCCGCTCTAGTGCTCGGGGCCATAAACAGTACCTGCGTAGACGCAGCAGTTGCAGATGATGAGATCGCGGAAACCGCAATCACTGCAGGAATCAACACTTTCCAATTGATTTCCATTCCAACGGCAGGTGCAGCAAGACATATCAGATTAGAAGGAGCATTGATCCAAGCCCTTAGTGGACATGGAACCATCTACCTTGCCACAGGATATACGGATGGTTTGGCAGGTACTTCTAGCACGCCTACTACAACAGCAGGCGACGGAAGACTCGTATTGAACATTTACCAAGGTGGACCTATGGTTTACGCAGGCTATTCTGCAACCACAGCCTACGGAACGGACGATGGAACTGCAACTGCGGCACTCGGTGGAACTGGAACTAGCCTGTTTTCCTCCTTCACGTCCACTGCAAGCGATGTTTGTTTCGATATCAGCGCGGACACTACTCCAAAGGTTACCGTTTGGGGAAGTGGATACAAAGGTGCGAACTGTAAGAAAAGATGTACTCTTACAGAGTCCAATGCGATCATCAATAAAGCGGATTGGCCAAGCGGCGCCGGGATTGGCTCCACAGGCAGCACGAGCACATATTACAAAACCGGTAGCTCTGCTTCCGGGGTAACTGCGACTAAGGTTGTGACATACAGCACTACTGCGCTTTAAGAATTTTAGGCGGCCGGTTTCGGCCGCCTATTGTCATTATATTTTTTGAGTAACGGGGGTATTCTATAATGAAAACTTTATATTCAATTTTCATTATTCTCATGGCGACTTTAACTGTTTTCTGCGGGCCTAGCACCGGAGGAGACGACGGTCTTGCGATTTTAGCCGCATTGGAAGAAGGCGGAGGATGTATCAAGGCTCCCGGCGAAACGACTACAACAGGTTCCGGGACTTTTACCACCGTAGTTAACGCAACTGCCAGCGGCTGTTGGGTATATATAAACCTAAAGGCAGGCGGAGTAGAGACTACCAAGTCCGGTAGCTGGGATATGAGATTCAAAAGGTTCGTAATGGGAACGAATAGCGGGACCAGTGGAACTGGAAACGGAGGCTCTTGTAGGGTCGGAGACGGTGATCCTGCAACCGATATCAATGACGTGACGATAGGCGGATGTACGATCGAACTCGATTCGATCCAATCTCAAACCGGTGGAGGCGGATTCGGAACGGCAACCGAAAGTGCCAGTCCTTCTTTATGGACCTGGTACAATTATAACGGCACCACTCATGTTCTTACCCCCCATCCAATCGGATATCTGATCCAAGGCTCGGATGGAACTAGCAACTTTGCCGTAGAGATCACCGACTATTACGACAATGCAGGCACAAGCGGATTTCCCACATTTATCTGGAAGGAACTTTGATGGGGAAGAGCAAACCTTCTTCCTTTCCTAAAATTCTTTGCCTGATCTTATTTTCAGGTTTATGTTTTTTAGGAGTTCCTATCTTCTCCCAAGGAGAAGTTCTTCCCGAAAAAAAGACGGAGGAGAAAAAAGAAGATCCTAATAAATCCAAAGTAAATCAGGAAGCCGGAAAGGAAATTAGTAATGGGAATAACGATAGAGGGTCTATCATCACCGTTACCGGTACTCGTAGAAAGGGTTTTTTAAAAGATTCCACCATCACTACGGAAGTGATCACCAGAAAAGATATAGATGCCATGGGCGCGAGAGACATCTCCCAAACTCTGGGTAACGTTCCCGGGATAGAAGTTCGTCCCGCTCAAGCAGGAGAAAGAGGATCCACAGTTCGTTTGCAAGGTCTTGCAGGCCAAAACGTTCTGATCCTAGTAGACGGACAGAGGACCACTGGACGGTTCAGC is from Leptospira sp. WS58.C1 and encodes:
- a CDS encoding alpha/beta fold hydrolase produces the protein MIAILKNRRGPFYLITTFFAIIFFAVFASSLAILFSLFLIAVLVLYPILLDWFSRLYGQEDIADELHFAKTKDGWNIALHRHIPPIPNSELAPVIVVHGIATNKYVIDLDKRHSLPYYLKLRGYEVFAVSLRGAGSSFHESRGGYEDFTFDDLVKYDVPAIISKVLSLTENKRVNWVGHSMGAMIFYSYLGIASKSEKERIASFVSLGGPGNLNHLGLSLIGLLSRFPRARKVLDLKFGASMLAPLAGEIYTPIDQILYNPKATRPRTVKKVMKNAVENISEGLIEQFMSWIETKKMSSLNGFYDYIDLQKEITVPSLFIAGANDAIATPDTVRSVYERAGTKIKKFHVISKEEGASDDYGHGCLILAEKAEDDVFPKVETFLREYGTSKKQSWFLKLKRKFRQKVRA
- a CDS encoding glycerol kinase 5; the protein is MAALKEKYILSIDSGGSGIRAIVFDKKGRIVSRQYEKTPPIISEPGALEHDPEKLWQALVSILKKTFKNKKFQAANMDSLGICNQRGSFLLWDKESGKPLTKLISWADVRAGKTSEEMNSNKIWKVIQFVSRILGAITGNPMMIATYMLKFTTDHASVRLKWVLDKNPELRKRAKKGEILFGTLDTWFVYKLTKGKEHVSDPSNATVTGMFNPFQLQWNAPLCGIFNIPTKIFPNVKDTSADFGVTDPSLFGIGIPIRAVVGDQMAALFGHACFEKGGVKISQGSGAFVDMNMGDKPKISKRGLFPLVAWRLGGKPTYMLEGYTGTVGTLIDWLGKGIGLSDTPKVLNELASQTNDTEGVIFVPTASGMRFPHFNPNAKASVFGLSLATHRRHVARAVLEGIALSLFDILEGIKKDTNVHVSSIMVDGGVSQSDILLQCLADFCNVEVKRAPEPDMTATGAAYLAGLGSGYWKNLEELSKLERGYKIFKPKMDPKFRESKLERWHRAVQSTLKID
- a CDS encoding host attachment protein, which codes for MKKKWVVVANRSEAKIFEYQGPTNGLKLVQMMENPEGRLRNSDLVTDAGQASRSDFGFFREPKKRVAAAFAGKLCDFMNLERKKDSFSNFILVSEPGFMGMILGKLDEKSRERIYHKMPKDIVHEKESNLMNHLKSVLVSQA
- a CDS encoding HmuY family protein; translated protein: MKTLYSIFIILMATLTVFCGPSTGGDDGLAILAALEEGGGCIKAPGETTTTGSGTFTTVVNATASGCWVYINLKAGGVETTKSGSWDMRFKRFVMGTNSGTSGTGNGGSCRVGDGDPATDINDVTIGGCTIELDSIQSQTGGGGFGTATESASPSLWTWYNYNGTTHVLTPHPIGYLIQGSDGTSNFAVEITDYYDNAGTSGFPTFIWKEL